In a single window of the Danio aesculapii chromosome 20, fDanAes4.1, whole genome shotgun sequence genome:
- the LOC130247372 gene encoding LOW QUALITY PROTEIN: SAM and SH3 domain-containing protein 1-like (The sequence of the model RefSeq protein was modified relative to this genomic sequence to represent the inferred CDS: inserted 2 bases in 2 codons; deleted 1 base in 1 codon) has product MKNHSSSSRLNNHSASHGTDRNSRRGFWLSALRLRFSLRDYAFCMATLLLFCLGSLFYQLNGGPPKVLLEIRQYLVVMSIWHWQLTVRPPSDDVISFGMGNWHSKHPLSVDQSDDEQEDSVKFKRLHKLVNSTRRVRKKLIKVDDNSLSLDAAPICDDINALYAEIHKKPAKCTDSSLSSLAQEQLSLDGDTDSLNTSPSTSSLDTWKPAHKLVKXSSTHPHGLIRPARKSSAGSGLGVAGGSGSSFSELDGLGDDNAKVSRSATDEEMRKALSSLSHGRTCSFGGFDLSNRSLHVVNTAEPSEQEALYRDGVKSPTTSRISIGKKVKSVKETMRKRMSKKYVGSLSEQSSPDGTPSCPQSPQPDTDSLEKPKLKAGGSVESLRSSLSGQSSMSGQTVSTTDSSASNRESVRSEDGDDEEPPYRGPFCGRARVHTDFTPSPYDTDSLKLKRGDVIDIISKPPMGTWMGLLNNKVGTFKFIYVDVLAEEEEKPXRAVRRRKKGRPPKPSSVEELLERINLKEHMPTFLFNGYEDLDTFKLLEEEDLDELNIKDPQHRAVLMTAVELLQDYDSSSDPERSALSGSQEKLLCEGRGLMADSPRDSGCYESNENLENGKSRKALRHSRGSSGFDCGDVKSPDYPTLPMTCSTEALQQQAKKERKFPKTFLPRPMKGFSLRNLGLKKGSAAGQTCRIPVSRSCEELDSPQETLDSWKRSHSLGDIHWEQAFDQRKDQQGSEDRGRLESSTKEKKADLVDSKQDEKTNMAKRQTGSLQRPTVPTQLPVSPVSSLPASQSLVRQPVSAPTSPAPRTHPKKPPIPPPVPAKKSKERLPNGLRHPPLVLSGSVPNTPTLPPKPIYSPTTPSPSESTPSTPASLGESAAPLSPPWLSDLPESACPQIHGAKVALSRKISHAKMLDLETLLEDRMHSEGIDLTEEPYSDKHGRCGIPQLLVQRYSEDFQQPAKDVASSLDQIRVKQLRKEHRMAIPSGGLTDMCRKPVSPVHLSSVSDWLVSIGMPMYSAPLLAAGFDTLSRVSSLNEAQARDAGLKKEHHIRILLSEAQLVSATSSGQS; this is encoded by the exons TGGTAATGAGCATCTGGCACTGGCAACTTACTGTAAGACCCCCTAGTGATGATGTCATTTCTTTTGGCATGGGGAACTGGCACAGTAAACATCCCCTG TCTGTGGATCAGTCAGATGATGAGCAGGAGGACTCTGTGAAATTCAAAAGGCTTCACAAGCTGGTGAACTCCACTCGACGTGTTCGCAAGAAACTCATCAAAGTGGATGACA ATTCACTCAGTCTGGATGCAGCTCCTATATGCGATGATATAAACGCACTATATGCAGAAATCCACAAGAAGCCGGCCAAGTGTACAGACTCCTCTTTGTCCTCACTTGCCCAAGAGCAGCTCTCTCTGGACGGGGACACGGACAGCCTGAACACCTCGCCCTCCACCAGCAGCCTTGACACCTGGAAACCTGCTCACAAATTAGTCA GCTCCAGCACACATCCCCACGGCCTGATCCGGCCAGCACGCAAGAGCAGTGCCGGGTCTGGGCTGGGTGTAGCGGGGGGCAGTGGCTCCTCGTTTTCAGAATTGGACGGTTTGGGAGACGACAATGCTAAAGTCTCCCGCTCGGCTACAGAC GAGGAGATGCGGAAGGCCTTGTCATCTCTATCTCATGGG AGAACATGTAGCTTTGGAGGATTTGACCTGTCTAATCGTTCCCTCCATGTGGTCAACACAGCAGAGCCTAGC GAGCAGGAGGCTCTGTACAGGGATGGCGTGAAGTCTCCCACCACGTCCCGTATCTCCATAGGGAAGAAAGTCAAGTCTGTCAAAGAGACTATGAGGAAACGCATGTCCAAGAAATATGTCGGGTCTCTCTCtgaacag TCCAGTCCAGATGGGACTCCCAGTTGTCCTCAGTCTCCTCAACCAGACACGGATTCCCTTGAGAAGCCCAAGCTCAAGGCCGGAGGGTCTGTGGAGAGTCTGCGTAGCTCCCTTAGTGGCCAAAGCTcaatga GTGGGCAGACGGTGAGCACCACAGACTCATCAGCCAGTAACAGAGAGAGTGTGAGGAGTgaggatggtgatgatgaagagcCTCCATACAGAGGCCCGTTCTGTGGCAGAGCAAGAGTTCACACTGACTTCACACCCAGTCCATATGATACAGACTCTCTCAAGCTCAAG agAGGAGATGTGATTGACATCATCAGTAAGCCGCCTATGGGCACGTGGATGGGTCTGCTCAATAACAAAGTGGGCACGTTTAAGTTCATCTATGTGGATGTGCTGGCAGAGGAAGAGGAGAAGC AACGAGCTGTTCGCAGGAGGAAGAAGGGCCGACCACCCAAACCCAGCTCAGTCGAGGAGCTTCTGGAGAGAATCAACCTGAAG gagCACATGCCaacatttctgtttaatgggtATGAAGATCTGGACACGTTTAAGTTACTAGAGGAAGAAGATCTGGATGAGCTCAACATCAAAGACCCACAACACCGAGCCGTACTGATGACAGCTGTAGAACTGCTGCAGGATTATGACA gcAGCAGTGATCCGGAGCGCAGCGCTCTTTCTGGCTCTCAGGAGAAGCTCCTCTGTGAGGGCCGTGGCCTCATGGCTGACTCTCCACGGGACTCTGGTTGCTACGAAAGCAATGAAAACCTAGAGAATG GTAAGAGCCGAAAGGCATTGCGCCACAGCCGTGGATCATCGGGGTTTGATTGCGGGGATGTAAAGTCTCCAGATTATCCCACTCTTCCCATGACTTGCTCCACTGAAGCTCTTCAACAGCAGGCCAAGAAGGAGCGCAAGTTCCCGAAGACCTTTCTGCCCCGACCCATGAAGGGCTTCAGTCTGCGAAACCTTGGCCTCAAGAAGGGCTCAGCAGCAGGTCAAACCTGCCGGATTCCTGTCAGCAGAAGCTGTGAGGAGCTGGACAGTCCCCAGGAGACCCTTGACTCTTGGAAGCGCTCTCATTCTCTGGGGGATATCCACTGGGAGCAGGCCTTCGATCAAAGGAAGGACCAGCAGGGCAGTGAAGATAGAGGCAGGCTTGAGAGCAgcacaaaagaaaagaaagcagaTCTTGTAGACTCCAAACAGGATGAGAAGACCAATATGGCTAAAAGGCAGACTGGCTCCTTGCAGAGGCCTACGGTTCCCACACAGCTTCCTGTGAGTCCGGTCAGTTCATTGCCTGCTTCTCAGAGCTTAGTCCGTCAACCTGTCTCTGCTCCGACAAGCCCAGCTCCAAGGACTCACCCTAAAAAGCCGCCCATCCCACCTCCTGTGCCTGCTAAAAAGTCCAAAGAACGTTTGCCGAATGGTCTGCGACACCCTCCGCTGGTGCTGTCCGGTTCAGTGCCAAACACTCCAACCCTTCCCCCAAAGCCCATATACTCCCCGACCACCCCCTCTCCCTCTGAGAGTACCCCATCAACCCCAGCATCACTAGGTGAATCTGCAGCACCTCTGAGCCCACCGTGGCTGTCTGACCTGCCTGAATCAGCATGTCCTCAAATCCATGGAGCTAAAGTCGCTCTCAGCAGGAAGATCTCCCATGCCAAGATGCTTGACCTAGAGACTTTGCTGGAAGACAGGATGCACTCTGAAGGGATCGACCTCACAGAGGAGCCTTACTCTGATAAA CACGGCCGGTGTGGTATTCCTCAGCTCTTAGTACAGAGGTACTCAGAGGACTTCCAGCAGCCAGCGAAGGACGTGGCGTCCAGTCTGGATCAAATCAGAGTTAAACAACTCCGCAAGGAGCACCGCATGGCT ATTCCCTCAGGAGGTTTGACTGACATGTGTCGGAAGCCAGTGTCTCCGGTTCATTTGAGCTCAGTTTCTGATTGGCTCGTGTCCATCGGAATGCCTATGTATTCTGCGCCTCTATTGGCTGCTGGCTTTGACACGTTGAGTCGTGTGTCTTCTTTAAATGAGGCGCAAGCGAGAGATGCAGGCCTGAAGAAGGAACATCACATACGAATTCTTCTCAGTGAAGCTCAACTAGTCTCAGCCACCAGCTCAGGACAGTCATAA